In the genome of Candidatus Protochlamydia phocaeensis, one region contains:
- a CDS encoding SEL1-like repeat protein codes for MSLEYLSMKKQEVIYWELCDAISIHHKHINLIFSQSQSFTEQETFSNWKLEADQGLAEAQFITGICYEEGKGIRKSYRSAFQYYKLAADQGLARAQFRLALLYEYGLGIKKNLQQAFYYYELAANQDDAGAMAKLGALYAKNKFIEKSIYYYQLAADAGCLSAWSYLADAYEKGIGVEKSVKKANLFHQRRFKLYKQLADQGDAEYQAGVGWLFENGNGVEKSIKQAIHYYKLSASQNCPIGFFHLAECFAEGNGIEKSIEQAIYYYRLSAEKQNTLAMYSLAELFIKNKMHEDEAVDYFKLIIQLGSESNSSLISTVQHNLGKCFEQGIGIKKSFQNALYYYKMAAEGGCLLAQIRLGDAYLKEELELKKSPKQAFYYYQLAANQGSPYALEILGECCENGIGTKQSLEKAINYYILAAQNGLTSGYYHAGNCYKKMKDDAFIAKAIEYFKLGASQNDSLSQIALAEAFAKGFGLEKSEEESQRYYNLAQTNQEVIQALETMKDEERTFYLLKERADQGDLEAQLCIATFYWTGRGTKESEYDAFKYCKKAADQGLAEAQYNIGICYLSGRGIKQSTEDAFKYLKLAADQKLLPAYRALVALYEEKQNYDEARHYLKLAAEQGDQESIYDLGIYYEHGIGLEQSNSEAIKYFKLGAERQDPNCQLKCGLFSETEKSYEQAFQYYQLAANQGNATAYYKIGELYALGNGVKQSNENAFKYYKLAADQGDPNGQYFVAYSYVYGAGVEKDFNQAIYYYKLAADQGNPSAQRKLAEIYEGEIKQSYEQAFKYYQLAAQSGDLDALFQIGRYYLWGRFVEKSPFKALECFNQLLANGYRTETIKQYIKECEKRFE; via the coding sequence ATGTCACTAGAATATCTCTCGATGAAAAAACAAGAAGTGATTTATTGGGAATTATGTGATGCTATTAGTATCCATCATAAACATATTAATTTAATATTTTCTCAATCTCAAAGCTTCACAGAACAAGAAACCTTTAGCAACTGGAAGCTAGAAGCTGATCAAGGATTAGCAGAGGCCCAGTTTATAACTGGTATATGTTATGAGGAAGGAAAGGGTATTAGAAAATCTTATCGATCAGCTTTTCAATACTACAAATTAGCCGCTGATCAAGGACTGGCTAGGGCCCAGTTTCGTTTAGCTCTTTTATACGAATATGGCCTAGGAATTAAAAAAAATCTCCAACAAGCTTTTTATTACTATGAATTAGCTGCAAATCAAGATGATGCGGGAGCTATGGCCAAATTAGGAGCCTTATATGCTAAAAATAAATTCATAGAAAAATCGATCTATTATTATCAATTAGCAGCTGATGCTGGATGTTTGAGTGCTTGGTCTTATTTAGCAGATGCTTATGAAAAAGGGATTGGCGTTGAAAAATCAGTAAAAAAAGCAAATTTATTTCATCAAAGAAGATTCAAATTATACAAACAACTCGCTGACCAAGGAGATGCTGAATATCAGGCTGGAGTGGGATGGCTCTTCGAAAATGGGAATGGTGTTGAAAAGTCAATAAAACAAGCCATTCATTATTATAAGTTATCTGCAAGCCAAAATTGCCCAATTGGTTTTTTTCATCTAGCTGAGTGCTTCGCTGAAGGAAATGGCATTGAAAAATCAATAGAACAAGCTATTTATTATTATAGACTATCCGCTGAAAAACAAAACACGCTAGCCATGTATTCCTTAGCCGAACTATTTATTAAGAATAAAATGCATGAAGATGAAGCCGTTGACTATTTCAAATTGATTATACAACTTGGCTCGGAGAGTAATTCGTCCTTAATTTCAACAGTTCAACACAATTTAGGCAAATGCTTTGAACAGGGTATAGGGATCAAAAAATCTTTTCAAAATGCTCTTTATTATTACAAGATGGCCGCAGAAGGAGGATGCTTATTAGCACAAATCAGGCTAGGAGACGCCTATTTGAAAGAAGAACTAGAATTAAAAAAGTCTCCGAAGCAAGCATTCTATTATTACCAATTAGCTGCTAATCAAGGGTCACCATATGCCCTAGAAATATTAGGAGAATGCTGCGAAAACGGCATTGGAACAAAGCAATCTCTTGAAAAGGCTATTAATTATTACATTCTTGCCGCTCAAAACGGATTAACTTCCGGTTATTATCATGCAGGAAATTGCTATAAAAAAATGAAAGATGACGCTTTTATTGCCAAAGCAATTGAGTATTTCAAACTTGGAGCTTCTCAAAATGACTCACTATCTCAGATTGCGCTTGCTGAAGCTTTTGCTAAAGGCTTTGGTTTGGAAAAATCAGAAGAAGAATCACAGCGATATTATAATTTAGCTCAAACTAATCAGGAGGTTATCCAAGCTCTCGAAACCATGAAGGATGAAGAGCGAACTTTTTATCTTTTAAAAGAAAGAGCTGATCAAGGAGACCTAGAAGCGCAATTATGTATAGCAACATTCTACTGGACTGGAAGAGGAACTAAGGAATCTGAATATGATGCTTTCAAGTATTGTAAAAAAGCTGCTGATCAAGGATTGGCTGAAGCCCAGTACAATATAGGGATATGCTATTTATCAGGAAGAGGCATTAAACAATCCACCGAAGATGCTTTCAAGTACTTGAAATTAGCAGCCGATCAAAAATTATTACCAGCCTATCGGGCACTCGTTGCATTGTATGAAGAAAAACAAAATTACGACGAAGCTAGACACTACCTCAAATTAGCGGCTGAGCAAGGAGATCAAGAATCTATATATGACTTAGGAATTTATTATGAGCACGGAATAGGATTAGAACAGTCAAATAGTGAAGCTATTAAATATTTTAAATTAGGAGCTGAAAGACAAGATCCTAATTGCCAGCTAAAATGCGGTCTCTTTAGTGAAACAGAAAAATCCTATGAACAAGCTTTTCAATATTATCAACTCGCTGCCAATCAAGGAAATGCCACAGCCTACTATAAAATAGGAGAATTATATGCTTTAGGAAATGGTGTTAAGCAATCTAATGAAAATGCTTTTAAATATTACAAATTGGCAGCTGATCAAGGAGATCCAAATGGTCAATATTTTGTGGCTTACTCTTATGTTTATGGGGCAGGGGTAGAAAAGGACTTTAATCAAGCCATCTATTATTATAAACTCGCTGCTGATCAAGGTAACCCTTCCGCTCAAAGAAAGTTAGCCGAGATTTATGAAGGAGAAATTAAGCAGTCCTATGAGCAAGCTTTCAAATACTATCAACTCGCGGCTCAATCAGGTGATTTAGATGCACTTTTTCAAATTGGTCGTTACTATTTATGGGGAAGGTTTGTAGAAAAAAGTCCATTTAAAGCGCTTGAATGCTTTAATCAACTATTAGCTAACGGTTACAGAACCGAGACCATCAAACAATATATTAAAGAATGCGAGAAAAGATTTGAATAA